A section of the Apostichopus japonicus isolate 1M-3 chromosome 1, ASM3797524v1, whole genome shotgun sequence genome encodes:
- the LOC139965933 gene encoding uncharacterized protein — protein sequence MEPDPLLGAEGGKRLTNEDQRERLLHFQRKVQDGQNGSRDYNLSERQDRSGDQEEQTPENFTDLSISSKDKAIRCNSDGDQPRNFTRKMAGNHDIGEDSSRKYFDLTGNDSSFAMSAPTFVSEVKESQTRDCGSCFPKPLSSTVSETKSQVTASSTKVPNGGEVTTRCFQEEGIIPVETKVEEGNVQYQIPLERNASKRSQGFKENKCGSVEKPFSPLVSKEASVSRCDSEGDSDDEEYHDVLVLYDPKDKEHRDNFVTLCKKNQWTTMSREEFTIGEPHFEQLEEVIDNCTLVVPLITSNSLNHDHSKLEHHTGLYKTLTKKCNNFIPVVCENGLDLPSFIHALSPGYFYNESFERQLRKTMKKQRKKQEKLRNPPMNQLNSFDREKKQTKQGPVTSVHSASEKSAPEVFRGLQGNLSPGPNAQRFFSDGRFRELCLVLDLRDPLGSPYWHLLADAMGLTSQEIRWQDDQERCAANVLEFYFYRHSSEPVEDVLRDLVKIMETKLDYLQAISIIVGELEEQSVSCNGGNRTDPSGPKEEDT from the exons ATGGAACCTGATCCGTTGTTAGGGGCCGAAGGCGGGAAGCGATTGACCAATGAAGATCAACGAGAGAGATTACTGCACTTTCAAAGAAAGGTCCAGGATGGACAGAATGGTAGTCGTGACTATAATCTATCGGAACGACAAGATCGCTCTGGTGATCAAGAAGAGCAAACACCGGAGAACTTTACCGACTTGAGCATATCTTCCAAAGATAAGGCCATCAGGTGTAACAGTGACGGAGACCAACCAAGAAACTTTACGAGAAAAATGGCAGGAAATCATGATATTGGAGAAGATTCCTCCCGTAAATATTTTGATCTAACAGGGAACGATTCTTCGTTCGCCATGAGTGCTCCGACATTTGTGTCAGAGGTCAAAGAATCTCAGACGAGAGATTGCGGAAGCTGCTTCCCAAAACCGTTATCGTCGACGGTCTCGGAAACAAAGTCACAAGTCACGGCGTCATCGACTAAAGTCCCCAACGGCGGGGAAGTCACGACCCGATGTTTCCAAGAGGAGGGAATTATTCCAGTGGAGACTAAGGTAGAAGAGGGAAATGTGCAATACCAGATACCGTTGGAACGTAATGCGAGCAAACGATCTCAAGGGTTTAAAGAGAACAAATGCGGGAGCGTTGAGAAACCGTTCTCGCCTCTTGTCAGCAAGGAGGCCTCCGTGTCTCGTTGCGACAGCGAGGGCGACAGTGACGACGAGGAGTACCATGACGTCCTCGTCCTCTACGACCCAAAGGACAAGGAGCATAGAGATAATTTTGTGACTCTATGTAAGAAGAACCAATGGACGACCATGTCCAGAGAAGAGTTTACAATAGGAGAACCACACTTTGAGCAACTGGAAGAAGTGATAGACAATTGCACCTTAGTCGTGCCATTGATAACCTCGAATTCTCTAAACCATGACCACAGTAAGCTGGAACATCACACAGGGCTCTATAAAACCCTCACCAAAAAGTGCAATAACTTCATTCCCGTTGTCTGTGAGAACGGTTTAGATTTGCCGTCCTTTATACATGCCCTTAGCCCTGGCTATTTTTACAATGAGTCTTTTGAGAGGCAGCTGAGAAAGACGATGAAGAAACAGAGGAAGAAGCAAGAAAAGTTGCGGAATCCTCCCATGAATCAGCTTAACTCTTTCGACAGGGAAAAGAAGCAAACTAAACAG GGCCCGGTGACCTCGGTCCACTCCGCCAGCGAGAAGAGCGCCCCCGAAGTGTTCCGTGGCCTCCAGGGTAACCTCTCCCCCGGACCCAACGCACAAAGATTTTTCAGCGACGGCCGTTTCAGAGAACTTTGTCTGGTGTTGGACCTACGCGACCCGCTGGGTTCCCCGTACTGGCATCTCTTAGCTGATGCCATGGGGCTGACGAGTCAGGAGATACGCTGGCAAGACGACCAAGAACGCTGTGCGGCGAACGTGCTGGAATTCTACTTCTACCGACACTCGTCGGAACCCGTCGAGGACGTCCTCCGTGACTTGGTGAAAATCATGGAAACGAAGCTAGACTACCTTCAAGCCATAAGTATTATCGTCGGAGAGTTGGAAGAGCAAAGTGTATCTTGCAATGGTGGAAATAGAACTGATCCGAGTGGACCTAAAGAGGAGGACACTTGA
- the LOC139965917 gene encoding pre-mRNA-processing factor 6-like, translating to MASHPGALVNKKKKDFVNMPAPLGYVPGLGRGATGFTTRSDIGPAREANDISDDRHPIPKKKKKDDDDSDEEDLNESNYDEFEGYGGSLFSSGPYDKDDEEADEVYEAIDKRMDEKRKERREKRLQQELELYRQLRPKIQQQFSDLKRGLSDVTEDDWNSIPEVGDARNKHQRNPKADKITPVPDSFLAKHAMTQETVSALDPLQQKFGGLQTPFGGGTTTSTGEYDLRKIGEARNTLMDVKLNQVSDSVSGQTVVDPKGYLTDLQSMLPSYSGDVADVKKARLLLKSVRETNPNHPPAWIASARLEEVTGKLQAARNIIMKGCETCPRSEEMWLEAARLQPGDTAKAVIAQAVRQLPQSVRIWIRAAELESETRTKRKVFRKALEQLPNSVRLWKAAVELEEPEDARILLSRSVECCPTSVELWLALAKLENYENARKVLNKARECIPTDRKIWITAAKLEEANSNNKNVTKIIDRALTSLRANMVEINREQWIQDAEESEKAGSVATAQAIIQAVIGVGIEDEDRDTTWIDDADSCAGRGAYECARAIYAHSLALFPSRKKIWLEAAYFEKNHGTRETLEAVLQRAVAHCPKAEVLWLMGAKSKWMAGDVPAARSILSLAFQANPNSEEIWLAAVKLESENNEDERARQLLARARSNASTARVWMKSVKLEWQLGNITRAKELLEKGVKEYSDFAKLWMMKGQLADQEGNREDARKAYQFGLKKCSNAVPLWLLAARLEEKVGNLTKARAILEKARLSIQQCPELWLEAVRVEDRAGNKNIAKSTMARAMQECPNAGILWAESIFMESRPQRKTRSVDALKRCEHDPHVLLAVSKLFWSERKINKAREWFTRAVKIEPDLGDSWAFFYRFELQFGSEEQQEAVQKRCIQAEPRHGEVWCSVSKNISNWRKKTDELLPLVAGELSAVF from the exons ATGGCTTCTCATCCAGGAGCACTTGtgaataagaagaagaaggatTTTGTCAACATGCCAGCACCACTTGGTTATGTCCCTGGACTTGGTAGAGG AGCTACTGGCTTTACTACTCGTTCAGATATTGGTCCAGCCAGGGAAGCAAATGACATCAG tGACGACAGACATCCtatcccaaagaagaaaaagaaggacgATGACGATAGCGATGAAGAAGATTTAAATGAATCTAACTACGACGAG TTTGAAGGATACGGAGGCAGTCTCTTCTCATCTGGACCTTACGACAAAGACGATGAAGAAGCAGATGAGGTCTATGAGGCTATCGATAAGAGGATGGATGAGAAGAGGAAAGAGAGAAG AGAGAAGAGATTGCAACAAGAGTTGGAACTTTATCGTCAGTTGAGGCCAAAGATCCAGCAACAGTTTTCTGACTTGAAG AGAGGATTATCTGATGTAACCGAGGACGATTGGAATAGCATTCCAGAGGTCGGTGATGCTCGAAATAAGCACCAAAGAAATCCAAAAGCAGACAA GATTACACCAGTTCCGGACAGTTTTTTAGCCAAGCATGCAATGACACAGGAAACTGTGTCTGCCTTAGATCCTTTACAACAG AAATTTGGAGGCCTCCAAACACCTTTCGGAGGCGGGACTACGACGTCTACGGGTGAATACGATCTAAGGAAGATCGGAGAGGCCAGAAATACTTTGATGGACGTTAAACTGAATCAG GTATCCGATTCCGTCAGCGGTCAAACTGTGGTTGACCCCAAGGGATACTTGACTGACCTCCAGAGCATGCTGCCCTCGTATTCTGGCGACGTGGCCGACGTGAAGAAGGCTCGTCTACTGCTCAAGTCTGTCAGAGAAACTAATCCAAACCATCCGCCAG cTTGGATAGCATCAGCTAGGTTGGAGGAGGTGACGGGTAAACTGCAGGCAGCTCGTAACATCATCATGAAAGGATGCGAAACCTGTCCCAGGAGCGAGGAGATGTGGCTGGAGGCTGCCAGGCTTCAG CCTGGAGACACAGCCAAGGCTGTTATTGCCCAGGCCGTCAGACAGCTCCCTCAGTCTGTAAGAATCTGGATTCGAGCTGCGGAATTGGAATCAGAGACAAGGACGAAAAGGAAAGTCTTCCGTAAAG CTCTGGAACAGCTTCCGAATTCCGTCCGTCTCTGGAAGGCAGCGGTGGAGCTAGAGGAGCCAGAGGATGCTAGGATTCTGCTCAGTAGATCGGTGGAATGCTGTCCTACCAGCGTGGAG CTTTGGTTAGCTCTGGCCAAGCTGGAGAATTATGAAAATGCCAGGAAGGTCCTAAACAAGGCTCGTGAGTGCATTCCAACAGATCGCAAAATTTGGATCACTGCTGCGAAATTAGAAGAAGCAAACAGTAACAacaaaaatgttaccaaaatcaTTGACAGAG CCCTGACGTCGTTAAGAGCAAATATGGTAGAAATCAACAGAGAGCAGTGGATACAAGATGCTGAAGAGAGTGAAAAAGCTGGCAGTGTGGCAACGGCTCAAGCTATCAT CCAAGCTGTGATTGGAGTCGGCATAGAGGATGAAGACAGAGATACCACCTGGATAGATGATGCTGATAGC TGTGCTGGCAGAGGAGCATATGAATGTGCCAGAGCCATCTATGCTCATTCCCTGGCACTCTTTCCGAGCAGGAAGAAAATATGGCTGGAGGCGGCTTACTTCGAAAAGAATCACGGCACCAG GGAAACCCTAGAAGCTGTGTTGCAGAGAGCTGTTGCACATTGTCCCAAAGCTGAGGTTCTTTGGCTAATGGGTGCAAAGTCTAAATGGATGGCG GGTGACGTTCCGGCTGCCAGGAGTATCCTCTCGCTAGCATTCCAGGCCAATCCTAACAGCGAGGAGATCTGGTTGGCTGCTGTCAAACTGGAAAGTGAGAACAATGAGGATGAAAGAGCTCGTCAACTGCTCGCGAGAGCCAGGAGTAATGCCTCCACAGCTAGG GTTTGGATGAAATCTGTCAAATTAGAATGGCAGTTGGGAAACATCACAAGAGCCAAGGAGCTCTTGGAGAAAGGTGTCAAGGAATATTCTGACTTTGCAAAG CTTTGGATGATGAAAGGGCAGCTGGCTGACCAGGAAGGTAACCGAGAAGATGCTAGGAAGGCATACCAGTTTGGG ctGAAGAAATGTTCTAATGCGGTCCCTTTGTGGCTTTTAGCTGCTAGACTGGAAGAGAAGGTGGGAAATTTGACCAAAGCTAGAGCAATCTTAGAAAAGGCTCGTCTGAGCATTCAGCAGTGCCCTGAACTTTG GTTGGAGGCAGTCCGTGTAGAAGACAGAGCCGGGAACAAGAACATTGCCAAATCAACTATGGCACGAG CTATGCAGGAATGTCCTAATGCAGGCATTCTGTGGGCGGAGTCAATATTTATGGAATCCAGGCCGCAAAGGAAGACAAGAAGCGTTGATGCCTTAAAGAGATGCGAACACGATCCTCATGTTTTGTTAGCCGTGTCAAA GTTGTTTTGGAGTGAACGTAAAATAAACAAAGCCAGAGAGTGGTTTACAAGAGCAGTCAAGATTGAACCAGACTTAGGGGACTCATGGGCGTTCTTCTACAGATTTGAACTTCAGTTTGGCAGTGAG GAGCAACAGGAAGCCGTTCAGAAACGATGCATTCAGGCCGAACCGAGACATGGGGAAGTCTGGTGCTCTGTATCCAAAAATATCAGCAATTGGAGGAAGAAGACGGATGAGCTGTTACCATTGGTTGCTGGAGAGCTCAGCGCAGTATTTTAG